Proteins from a genomic interval of Zingiber officinale cultivar Zhangliang chromosome 2A, Zo_v1.1, whole genome shotgun sequence:
- the LOC122043767 gene encoding beta-amylase 1, chloroplastic-like: MAFSLAHQVGTLRGTPMVMVETGSAARADPHSAPVSVWKPQAVDRRFRIQIGAGQAEIETAPAACPGGSTALLGLSAVCDSPVVPEVAQLPEAEVREHLGGGGAVKGVPVFVMMPLDTVRPGGGLNRRKAMNASLMALKNAGVEGVMVDVWWGMVEKERPGEYDWRGYDEFMEMASRIGLKVQAVMSFHQCGGNVGDSVTIPLPDWVLEEMEKDPDLAYTDQWGRRNPEYLSLGCDALPVLKGRSPVQCYADFMRAFRHRFSHLIGSTIIEIQVGMGPAGELRYPSYPESDGTWKFPGIGAFQCYDKYMLNNLKTAAEAAGKTEWGHGGPSDAGGYNNWPEDTAFFRHDGGWNGAYGEFFLSWYSQMLLDHGERIVSSATSVFDSTGVKISVKVAGIHWHYATRSHAPELTAGYYNTRYRDGYLPIARMLGRHGAVFNFTCVEMRDGEQPGEAACQPEELVRQVAAAAREAGVELAGENALPRYDETAHEQIVKAAAGDSEKMAAFTYLRMGPDLFQQDNWRRFVAFVKTMAEGRGGSADHCREMVEREAQLSVHATVPLGQEAAAALTCA; the protein is encoded by the exons ATGGCGTTCAGTTTGGCGCATCAGGTCGGGACTCTCCGGGGAACGCCGATGGTGATGGTGGAGACGGGGTCGGCGGCGAGGGCGGATCCCCACTCCGCGCCGGTGTCAGTCTGGAAGCCCCAGGCGGTGGACCGACGCTTCCGGATCCAGATCGGGGCTGGGCAGGCGGAGATCGAGACAGCGCCGGCAGCTTGTCCGGGAGGATCGACCGCGTTGCTCGGTCTGTCGGCGGTGTGCGACTCGCCGGTGGTGCCGGAGGTGGCGCAGCTGCCGGAGGCGGAGGTGAGGGAGCACCTTGGCGGGGGAGGGGCGGTGAAGGGGGTTCCCGTGTTCGTCATGATGCCGTTGGATACAGTGAGGCCTGGCGGGGGGCTGAACCGTAGGAAGGCGATGAACGCGAGCCTGATGGCGCTGAAGAACGCCGGTGTGGAGGGGGTGATGGTCGACGTGTGGTGGGGGATGGTGGAGAAGGAGAGGCCGGGAGAGTACGATTGGCGCGGCTACGACGAGTTCATGGAAATGGCCTCCCGGATCGGGCTCAAGGTCCAGGCCGTCATGTCCTTCCATCAATGCGGCGGCAACGTCGGCGACAGCGTGAC AATACCACTGCCAGACTGGGTTCTGGAGGAAATGGAGAAGGACCCGGACCTGGCCTACACCGACCAATGGGGCCGCCGCAACCCCGAGTACCTCTCCCTCGGCTGCGACGCCCTCCCCGTCCTCAAGGGCCGCTCCCCCGTCCAGTGCTACGCCGACTTCATGCGCGCCTTCCGCCACCGCTTCTCCCACCTCATCGGCTCCACCATCATC GAGATTCAAGTGGGCATGGGTCCTGCAGGCGAGCTGAGGTACCCGTCGTACCCCGAATCCGACGGCACCTGGAAATTCCCCGGCATCGGAGCATTTCAATGCTACGATAAG TACATGTTGAACAACCTGAAGACCGCTGCGGAGGCGGCAGGGAAGACGGAGTGGGGCCATGGCGGGCCTTCCGACGCAGGCGGCTACAACAACTGGCCGGAAGACACCGCCTTCTTCCGCCACGACGGCGGTTGGAACGGGGCTTACGGGGAGTTCTTTCTGTCCTGGTACTCTCAGATGCTCCTCGATCACGGCGAGCGCATCGTCTCCTCCGCCACCTCTGTATTCGACTCTACCGGCGTCAAGATCTCCGTCAAGGTGGCCGGCATCCACTGGCACTACGCCACCCGGTCGCACGCCCCCGAGCTCACCGCCGGCTACTACAACACCCGCTACCGCGACGGATACCTCCCCATCGCCCGCATGCTGGGCCGGCACGGCGCCGTGTTCAACTTCACCTGCGTGGAGATGCGCGACGGCGAGCAGCCCGGCGAGGCGGCGTGTCAGCCGGAGGAGCTCGTCAGGCAGGTGGCGGCGGCAGCGCGGGAGGCCGGCGTGGAGCTGGCAGGCGAGAATGCGCTGCCGAGGTACGACGAAACGGCGCATGAGCAGATAGTGAAGGCTGCGGCCGGGGATTCGGAGAAGATGGCGGCCTTCACGTACCTCCGGATGGGGCCCGACCTGTTCCAGCAGGACAACTGGAGGAGGTTCGTGGCGTTCGTCAAGACCATGGCGGAGGGCAGGGGAGGCTCGGCGGACCACTGCCGCGAGATGGTGGAGAGGGAGGCGCAGCTCTCGGTCCACGCCAccgtgccgctcggccaggaGGCTGCCGCAGCCCTCACGTGCGCTTAG
- the LOC122041403 gene encoding PHD finger protein ING1-like isoform X2 — protein MGFLEDFRASVESVPAMLQRNYALMRDLDKSLLGVRQQNEQRCEQEINDIKRRIESGNIQPDASLFKFSDEALDEQKHCIRIADEKVALATQAYDMVDAHIQQLDQYLRKIEEIRRERELAAAAAAAGASNAEGNTRSGRGEGGRGGRKKSWLAAEQPAIELELPVDPNEPRYCVCHQVSYGNMVACDNPSCQIEWFHFECVGLKEHPKGKWYCPNCVGLQKRRKGK, from the exons ATGGGTTTCCTCGAAGATTTCCGAGCTA GTGTTGAATCCGTACCAGCTATGCTTCAACGCAATTATGCTCTAATGCGAGATCTAGACAAAAGCTTATTAG GAGTTCGTCAGCAAAATGAGCAGCGCTGTGAGCAAGAAATAAATGATATTAAACGGAGAATAGAATCTGGTAACATTCAACCTGATGCATCACTATTCAAATTTTCAGATGAGGCCCTTGACGAGCAGAAGCATTGCATTAGAATTGCTGATGAAAAGGTGGCTTTGGCCACTCAAGCATATGATATG GTGGATGCTCACATCCAACAACTTGATCAATATTTGAGAAAGATTGAAGAAATTCGGCGAG AACGAGAACTTGCAGCAGCAGCTGCTGCTGCAGGTGCCTCAAATGCTGAGGGTAACACAAGATCTGGAAGGGGTGAAGGTGGCCGAGGGGGTCGTAAAAA ATCATGGTTAGCAGCTGAACAACCAGCGATTGAGTTGGAGTTGCCTGTGGATCCGAACGAGCCCAGATACTGTGTCTGCCACCAAGTTAGCTACGGCAACATGGTTGCTTGTGACAACCCCAGT TGCCAGATAGAATGGTTTCATTTTGAGTGTGTTGGGCTCAAAGAGCATCCCAAGGGCAAATGGTACTGTCCCAACTGTGTTGGACTGCAAAAGCGCCGCAAAGGCAAGTGA
- the LOC122041403 gene encoding PHD finger protein ING1-like isoform X3 — MGFLEDFRASVESVPAMLQRNYALMRDLDKSLLGVRQQNEQRYEALDEQKHCIRIADEKVALATQAYDMVDAHIQQLDQYLRKIEEIRRERELAAAAAAAGASNAEGNTRSGRGEGGRGGRKKYSISWLAAEQPAIELELPVDPNEPRYCVCHQVSYGNMVACDNPSCQIEWFHFECVGLKEHPKGKWYCPNCVGLQKRRKGK, encoded by the exons ATGGGTTTCCTCGAAGATTTCCGAGCTA GTGTTGAATCCGTACCAGCTATGCTTCAACGCAATTATGCTCTAATGCGAGATCTAGACAAAAGCTTATTAG GAGTTCGTCAGCAAAATGAGCAGCGCT ATGAGGCCCTTGACGAGCAGAAGCATTGCATTAGAATTGCTGATGAAAAGGTGGCTTTGGCCACTCAAGCATATGATATG GTGGATGCTCACATCCAACAACTTGATCAATATTTGAGAAAGATTGAAGAAATTCGGCGAG AACGAGAACTTGCAGCAGCAGCTGCTGCTGCAGGTGCCTCAAATGCTGAGGGTAACACAAGATCTGGAAGGGGTGAAGGTGGCCGAGGGGGTCGTAAAAAGTATTCCAT ATCATGGTTAGCAGCTGAACAACCAGCGATTGAGTTGGAGTTGCCTGTGGATCCGAACGAGCCCAGATACTGTGTCTGCCACCAAGTTAGCTACGGCAACATGGTTGCTTGTGACAACCCCAGT TGCCAGATAGAATGGTTTCATTTTGAGTGTGTTGGGCTCAAAGAGCATCCCAAGGGCAAATGGTACTGTCCCAACTGTGTTGGACTGCAAAAGCGCCGCAAAGGCAAGTGA
- the LOC122039753 gene encoding probable indole-3-pyruvate monooxygenase YUCCA5 has translation MTDQCCDEFLSRPCTWVNGPIIIGAGPSGLAVAAGLRRQGVPFVVLERADCIASLWRRCTYDRLKLHLPKRFCQLPHLPFPDEFPEYPSKSQFVDYLDAYAARFEIRPRFGHSVRSARYDAATGLWRVVSAVGGAEVEYIGRWLVVATGENAEKVVPELEGLGEQFGGDVSHVCDYKSGERYSGKRVLVVGCGNSGMEISLDLCDHGASPAMVVRDSVHVLPREVMGKSTFELAVLLLKWLPERLVDKILMAVAWAALGNVAKLGLKRPSVGPLELKNTHGRTPVLDIGALAKIKSGEIKVVPGIKRFFPGKVELVDGQMLDVDSVILATGYRSNVPQWLQGCDDFFRKEDGLPTTPFPNGWKGSCGLYAVGFTKRGLSGAAADSVRIAGDIGEAWRAETKLAKRRS, from the exons ATGACGGACCAATGCTGCGACGAGTTCTTGTCGCGGCCATGCACGTGGGTGAACGGGCCAATCATCATCGGCGCAGGGCCCTCGGGGCTGGCCGTGGCGGCGGGGCTGAGGAGGCAGGGCGTCCCCTTCGTTGTGCTGGAGCGCGCGGACTGCATTGCGTCGCTCTGGCGGCGCTGCACCTACGACCGTCTCAAACTGCACCTCCCTAAGAGGTTCTGCCAGCTGCCGCACCTGCCGTTTCCCGACGAGTTCCCGGAGTACCCTTCCAAGTCTCAGTTCGTCGACTACTTGGACGCGTACGCCGCCCGCTTCGAGATCCGGCCGCGGTTCGGGCACTCCGTTCGATCGGCCAGGTACGACGCCGCCACCGGGCTCTGGCGAGTGGTGTCCGCCGTCGGCGGCGCAGAGGTGGAGTACATCGGGCGGTGGCTGGTGGTGGCGACTGGGGAGAACGCGGAGAAGGTAGTACCGGAGCTGGAGGGGCTGGGGGAGCAGTTCGGCGGGGACGTGAGCCACGTGTGCGATTACAAGTCCGGCGAGCGGTACAGCGGCAAGCGCGTGCTCGTCGTCGGATGCGGCAACTCCGGCATGGAGATCTCCCTCGACCTCTGCGACCACGGCGCCTCTCCCGCCATGGTCGTCCGCGATTCG GTCCACGTTCTCCCGAGGGAAGTGATGGGCAAGTCGACGTTCGAGCTGGCGGTGCTGCTGCTCAAGTGGCTGCCGGAGAGACTGGTCGACAAGATCCTCATGGCGGTCGCCTGGGCCGCCCTCGGCAACGTCGCCAAGCTCGGATTGAAGCGCCCATCCGTCGGCCCCCTCGAGCTCAAGAACACGCACGGGAGGACGCCGGTTCTGGACATCGGCGCGCTCGCCAAAATAAAGTCCGGCGAGATCAAAGTCGTCCCCGGGATCAAGAGATTCTTCCCCGGAAAAGTCGAGCTCGTCGACGGCCAAATGCTCGACGTCGATTCCGTGATCCTGGCCACCGGATACCGCAGCAACGTCCCCCAATGGCTTCAG GGATGCGACGATTTCTTCCGCAAGGAGGATGGGCTGCCGACGACGCCATTTCCCAATGGATGGAAGGGGAGCTGTGGACTCTACGCCGTCGGCTTCACGAAAAGAGGGCTCTCCGGCGCCGCCGCAGATTCGGTGAGGATCGCCGGCGACATTGGCGAGGCCTGGCGAGCAGAGACGAAGCTCGCCAAGAGGCGATCATGA
- the LOC122041403 gene encoding PHD finger protein ING1-like isoform X1, with amino-acid sequence MGFLEDFRASVESVPAMLQRNYALMRDLDKSLLGVRQQNEQRCEQEINDIKRRIESGNIQPDASLFKFSDEALDEQKHCIRIADEKVALATQAYDMVDAHIQQLDQYLRKIEEIRRERELAAAAAAAGASNAEGNTRSGRGEGGRGGRKKYSISWLAAEQPAIELELPVDPNEPRYCVCHQVSYGNMVACDNPSCQIEWFHFECVGLKEHPKGKWYCPNCVGLQKRRKGK; translated from the exons ATGGGTTTCCTCGAAGATTTCCGAGCTA GTGTTGAATCCGTACCAGCTATGCTTCAACGCAATTATGCTCTAATGCGAGATCTAGACAAAAGCTTATTAG GAGTTCGTCAGCAAAATGAGCAGCGCTGTGAGCAAGAAATAAATGATATTAAACGGAGAATAGAATCTGGTAACATTCAACCTGATGCATCACTATTCAAATTTTCAGATGAGGCCCTTGACGAGCAGAAGCATTGCATTAGAATTGCTGATGAAAAGGTGGCTTTGGCCACTCAAGCATATGATATG GTGGATGCTCACATCCAACAACTTGATCAATATTTGAGAAAGATTGAAGAAATTCGGCGAG AACGAGAACTTGCAGCAGCAGCTGCTGCTGCAGGTGCCTCAAATGCTGAGGGTAACACAAGATCTGGAAGGGGTGAAGGTGGCCGAGGGGGTCGTAAAAAGTATTCCAT ATCATGGTTAGCAGCTGAACAACCAGCGATTGAGTTGGAGTTGCCTGTGGATCCGAACGAGCCCAGATACTGTGTCTGCCACCAAGTTAGCTACGGCAACATGGTTGCTTGTGACAACCCCAGT TGCCAGATAGAATGGTTTCATTTTGAGTGTGTTGGGCTCAAAGAGCATCCCAAGGGCAAATGGTACTGTCCCAACTGTGTTGGACTGCAAAAGCGCCGCAAAGGCAAGTGA